A genomic stretch from Cellulomonas sp. KRMCY2 includes:
- a CDS encoding alpha/beta fold hydrolase, producing the protein MDERTRPGSDLPEYRAGGLLVREHRLTVPVDWSAPDRYPPIQVFAREVVDPARSGDDLPLLLFLQGGPGGQGPRPTAGGWWTTALATHRVILLDQRGTGRSSRIDGRRIAAFDGPQAAADYLACFRADAIVADAEHLRATVYGSRQWATLGQSYGGFITLAYLSRHPEALTACYVTGGLPGITANAEEVYRRTYPRQTARNAEIARRFPDDVALLGRLADRLAVGDVVLPNGDPFTVERLQLLGMPLGMSTGVDELHWLLDTAVVDGAAADPAEPTDAFLTAVAHRTGFDENPLYAVLQEAIYHQGPRAGGWAAAAEQERHPAFAGDARPLVLTGEAIFPWMFSQVRVLRAFQGAAEVLAARTEWPALYDVDRLAANEVPVAAVQYVDDPYVDLDLALATADTVGSAEVWVTNEYLHDGLRVAGDVILPRLLELAAGTWRVTRR; encoded by the coding sequence ATGGACGAGCGGACCAGGCCCGGCAGCGACCTCCCGGAGTACCGGGCCGGCGGTCTCCTCGTCCGGGAGCACCGGCTGACGGTCCCGGTCGACTGGTCGGCGCCCGACCGGTACCCGCCGATCCAGGTCTTCGCCCGCGAGGTCGTCGACCCGGCACGCAGCGGCGACGACCTGCCACTGCTGCTCTTCCTGCAGGGCGGTCCCGGTGGTCAGGGTCCACGGCCCACCGCGGGCGGCTGGTGGACGACGGCGCTGGCGACGCATCGGGTGATCCTGCTCGACCAGCGCGGCACCGGGCGTTCGTCGCGCATCGACGGCCGCCGCATCGCTGCCTTCGACGGACCACAGGCGGCGGCGGACTACCTGGCCTGCTTCCGGGCCGACGCGATCGTCGCCGATGCCGAGCACCTGCGGGCCACCGTGTACGGCAGCCGGCAGTGGGCGACCCTCGGTCAGTCCTACGGCGGCTTCATCACCCTTGCCTACCTGTCCCGCCATCCGGAGGCGCTGACCGCGTGCTACGTCACCGGTGGGCTGCCGGGCATCACGGCGAACGCCGAGGAGGTCTACCGACGCACCTACCCGCGCCAGACCGCCCGCAACGCCGAGATCGCCCGACGCTTCCCCGACGACGTCGCGCTCCTCGGCCGGCTCGCGGACCGGCTGGCGGTCGGCGACGTCGTGCTGCCGAACGGGGACCCGTTCACTGTCGAACGGCTCCAGCTGCTCGGCATGCCGCTCGGGATGAGCACCGGCGTCGACGAGCTGCACTGGTTGCTGGACACCGCTGTCGTCGACGGTGCGGCGGCCGACCCGGCCGAGCCGACCGACGCGTTCCTCACCGCTGTCGCGCACCGCACGGGGTTCGACGAGAACCCGCTCTACGCCGTGCTGCAGGAGGCGATCTACCACCAGGGTCCACGCGCCGGCGGCTGGGCCGCTGCCGCCGAGCAGGAGCGCCACCCGGCCTTCGCCGGTGACGCCCGACCGCTGGTCCTGACCGGCGAGGCGATCTTCCCGTGGATGTTCTCGCAGGTCAGGGTCCTGAGGGCGTTCCAGGGGGCCGCCGAGGTCCTGGCCGCGCGCACCGAGTGGCCGGCGCTGTACGACGTCGACCGGCTGGCTGCCAACGAGGTCCCGGTCGCGGCGGTGCAGTACGTCGACGACCCGTACGTCGACCTCGACCTCGCGCTCGCGACCGCCGACACCGTGGGCAGCGCCGAGGTCTGGGTGACCAACGAGTACCTGCACGACGGCCTGCGGGTCGCGGGCGACGTCATCCTGCCGCGGCTGCTGGAGCTGGCCGCCGGGACGTGGCGCGTCACTCGTCGGTGA